From the genome of Planctomycetia bacterium:
GGCCAGGATCTTCATCGCTTCGGCTGCTTCAATCGAGGCGATCACATTGATAATCGGCGCCAAGATCCCCGCGGTGTCACAAGTGGGCGTGACGCCCGGCGGGGGCGGCTCTGGAATTAGGCACCGCAGGCACGGGGTCTCGCCTGGCAGTATGGTCATGGTTTGGCCCTCGGCGCCGAGGCAACCTCCGTAGACCCAGGGAATGCCATGCTTGACGGCCACGTCATTCAGCAGGAATCTCGTCTCGAAATTGTCGGTGCCGTCGAGCATCACGTCAGCCCCGGCCGCGAATCCCTCCACGTTGCCTGCATCGACGTCGGCCACGATCGCTTCGATCTCGACCGTGGAATTAATGCGCCGCAGCTTTTCGGCCGCCGCCACGGATTTCGGCAACTGGGCCGCGACATCGTCCTCATCGAACAGCACCTGGCGCTGCAGGTTCGTGGTTTCCACAAAATCGCGATCCACGATCCGCAGCCGGCCTACGCCTGCGCGGACGAGCGTGTTCGCCAGCACGGTTCCCAAGGCCCCGCAACCGCAGAGAAACACGGTGCTCGATAACAGTCGGCGCTGTCCTGCTTCTCCCAAAGGTGCAAAGCGTGATTGCCGGGCGTAACGGGCCAGCGGATCGGACCGTTCGGCAGATTGTGGATCGTCAGGCAT
Proteins encoded in this window:
- a CDS encoding ThiF family adenylyltransferase; the encoded protein is MPDDPQSAERSDPLARYARQSRFAPLGEAGQRRLLSSTVFLCGCGALGTVLANTLVRAGVGRLRIVDRDFVETTNLQRQVLFDEDDVAAQLPKSVAAAEKLRRINSTVEIEAIVADVDAGNVEGFAAGADVMLDGTDNFETRFLLNDVAVKHGIPWVYGGCLGAEGQTMTILPGETPCLRCLIPEPPPPGVTPTCDTAGILAPIINVIASIEAAEAMKILAGQRAAISRTLQVFDLWENRCRQLDISKLRGEEDCPCCGKHEFEWLAGDRASQSTVLCGRNSVQVAPPPGWGLSLEELERKLSGVGNLMRNPFLLRLQVEPYQVTVFADGRAIISGTDDPAAAKTIYARYVGN